A DNA window from Lycium barbarum isolate Lr01 unplaced genomic scaffold, ASM1917538v2 unchr_scaffold_75, whole genome shotgun sequence contains the following coding sequences:
- the LOC132625764 gene encoding uncharacterized protein LOC132625764, whose translation MVRTQGERITDLEAAVEGLRQLNDTVPALRASMGERMDDLDRKTTMASNDIVHMSRDFEGTRLIVEELRQGRTEDAATIAVMQQTIDQLTGQLNIFQVALNGVLRGGGNQGGGAGNNVPAPQKIKIPEPKAYHGARNAKEVENFIFDVEQYFEAVGELEEPKKVATATMYLQGDAKLWWRVKFEAIRAGEENLTTWEELKAAIRLQFFPENVEYNARRKLRELRQTKSVRDYVREYSALMLSIRDMSEKDKLFTFMEGLKPYARAELQRQRVDTVTRAMQAAECLVDYQVEPRKDKPQQPPRGGNTRGGQHNNYNNNNRGGPSRSGGDRGSNQSRASSSGSVSVASPNKNRGKAPYVPKGGCFECGGPHMRADCPQVRKLNAAQQSQAEEEIEEIEEMEEPMGAFTQFLNAICQEEGESSASLRKKKDPTPAATKKAPKEKLQRYVSKSKTLMFVDMRVNGKPVRAMVDTGATHNYLASTEVEYFGLVVEKGRGRVKAINSPAIPVGGASKGVPFKLSSLEGKMNMSIVIMDDFKLILGLEFMRENYVIPFPFADALLVLGINGAKTCLIPALPGKMKDGNISAFQLNKGVKRQEHTFLATLCMEDMVRSSGPMPMVVKKLLKEFEDVMPQELPKRLPPRRNVDHEIELVPGAKPPARAPYRMSQPELTELRRQLTEMLDAGIIVPSKSPYGSPVLFQKKHEGTLRLCIDYRALNKVTVKNKYPIPLIADLFDRLGQAKVFTKMDLRKGYYQVRIAEGDESKTTCVTRYGAFEWLVMPFGLTNAPATFCTLMNKLFHPFLDQFVVIYLDDIVVYSNSLEEHMEHLRKVFQVLRENDLCVKREKCTFAQPQVQFLGHTISQGEIRMDDDTNSAIADWPPPKDIHGLRSFPWFVQFLSPVREGYRSLLCR comes from the coding sequence ATGGTGAGGACTCAAGGGGAACGTATTACGGACCTCGAAGCAGCTGTCGAGGGACTGAGACAGCTAAATGATACTGTGCCCGCTCTGAGGGCCAGTATGGGTGAAAGGATGGATGACCTGGATCGAAAGACAACGATGGCTAGCAACGACATCGTGCACATGAGTCGTGATTTTGAGGGAACACGACTGATTGTGGAGGAGTTGCGACAAGGAAGGACTGAGGATGCAGCTACCATAGCTGTAATGCAACAAACTATTGATCAGTTGACGGGCCAGCTTAATATCTTCCAAGTGGCCCTAAATGGAGTACTCCGAGGAGGAGGAAATCAGGGTGGGGGCGCTGGGAATAATGTGCCTGCGCCCCAGAAAATCAAGATACCGGAGCCAAAGGCCTACCACGGTGCTCGAAATGCCAAGGAAGTTGAAAATTTCATTTTTGACGTTGAACAATACTTTGAGGCCGTGGGGGAGTTAGAGGAACCAAAGAAGGTAGCAACTGCTACCATGTATTTGCAAGGTGATGCTAAGCTTTGGTGGCGGGTAAAGTTTGAGGCCATCAGGGCCGGGGAAGAAAATCTAACGACATGGGAGGAACTAAAGGCGGCTATCCGCTTGCAATTCTTTCCAGAAAATGTCGAGTACAATGCGCGCAGGAAGCTCAGGGAGCTGCGCCAGACCAAGTCAGTTAGGGATTATGTGCGTGAGTATTCCGCACTCATGCTGAGTATTCGGGACATGAGTGAGAAAGACAAGCTTTTCACGTTCATGGAAGGACTGAAGCCGTATGCCCGCGCAGAGCTGCAAAGGCAACGGGTGGATACAGTGACAAGGGCCATGCAAGCTGCTGAGTGCCTTGTCGACTATCAGGTGGAGCCTCGAAAGGACAAGCCACAACAACCTCCTAGGGGAGGGAATACAAGAGGGGGCCAACACAACAACTATAACAATAACAACAGGGGTGGCCCTAGTAGAAGTGGGGGAGACCGAGGGTCTAACCAATCTAGGGCCTCCTCGTCTGGCAGTGTGAGTGTTGCGTCTCCAAACAAAAATCGTGGGAAAGCGCCCTATGTTCCAAAGGGCGGATGTTTTGAGTGCGGTGGACCGCACATGAGGGCTGATTGTCCTCAGGTTAGAAAGTTGAATGCTGCCCAGCAGAGCCAGGCAGAGGAGGAAATCGAAGAAATAGAGGAAATGGAGGAACCCATGGGTGCCTTCACTCAATTTCTCAATGCCATATGTCAAGAAGAGGGCGAGTCTAGTGCCAGCCTTCGCAAGAAGAAAGATCCTACTCCTGCTGCCACAAAGAAGGCCCCAAAAGAGAAACTCCAACGTTATGTTAGTAAAAGCAAAACTTTGATGTTCGTTGATATGCGAGTGAATGGTAAGCCCGTTAGGGCCATGGTGGACACAGGTGCTACCCACAACTATCTAGCTTCCACTGAGGTGGAGTATTTTGGGCTTGTGGTGGAGAAAGGCCGGGGTCGCGTCAAAGCAATCAACTCCCCCGCCATACCAGTTGGGGGAGCGTCAAAGGGAGTGCCGTTCAAGTTGAGTTCTCTAGAGGGAAAGATGAATATGTCCATTGTCATCATGGACGACTTTAAGCTGATACTGGGATTGGAATTCATGCGGGAAAATTATGTCATCCCGTTTCCATTTGCGGATGCACTGTTGGTGTTGGGAATAAATGGGGCCAAGACTTGTCTCATCCCTGCACTACCAGGAAAGATGAAGGACGGGAACATCTCCGCATTTCAACTGAACAAAGGAGTCAAGAGACAAGAGCACACGTTCTTGGCTACCTTGTGTATGGAGGATATGGTGCGTTCTTCTGGGCCTATGCCTATGGTCGTGAAGAAGCTCCTGAAGGAGTTCGAAGACGTGATGCCACAGGAGCTGCCAAAGCGCTTGCCGCCAAGGAGGAATGTGGATCATGAGATCGAGCTGGTGCCGGGCGCGAAGCCTCCTGCTCGTGCACCTTACAGAATGTCACAACCCGAGCTCACCGAGCTTCGGAGGCAATTGACGGAAATGTTGGACGCAGGGATTATAGTGCCATCAAAATCTCCGTATGGTTCACCAGTGTTGTTCCAGAAGAAGCATGAGGGAACGTTGAGGCTATGCATTGACTATCGTGCCCTTAACAAGGTCACGGTGAAAAACAAATATCCCATTCCCTTAATCGCTGATTTGTTTGATCGCTTGGGACAAGCCAAGGTATTCACCAAGATGGATCTGCGGAAAGGATATTATCAAGTCCGTATTGCCGAGGGCGACGAGTCTAAAACAACCTGTGTGACTCGATATGGAGCATTCGAATGGTTGGTCATGCCATTCGGCTTGACTAATGCACCCGCTACTTTTTGTACTCTCATGAACAAACTCTTCCACCCATTTCTTGATCAGTTTGTTGTGATTTACCTCGACGACATCGTGGTATATAGCAACAGTTTGGAAGAACATATGGAGCATCTTCGCAAGGTTTTTCAAGTATTAAGGGAGAACGACCTGTGCGTCAAGCGGGAGAAATGCACCTTTGCCCAGCCACAAGTGCAATTCCTTGGGCATACGATCAGCCAAGGAGAAATCAGAATGGACGACGACACAAATTCGGCGATTGCGGACTGGCCGCCGCCCAAGGATATTCATGGCTTGAGGTCATTCCCTTGGTTTGTGCAATTTCTATCGCCGGTTCGTGAAGGTTATCGCTCATTGCTGTGCCGTTGA